One window from the genome of Cardiocondyla obscurior isolate alpha-2009 linkage group LG04, Cobs3.1, whole genome shotgun sequence encodes:
- the Ntf-2 gene encoding probable nuclear transport factor 2 isoform X1, with the protein MAMNVPYEAIGKGFVQQYYAMFDDPAQRPNLINMYNAETSFMTFEGLQIQGAIKIMEKLTSLSFQKINRIITAIDSQPMFDGGVLINVLGRLQADEDPPHAFSQCFVLKPLGNSYYCQHDIFRLSIHDSA; encoded by the exons ATGGCGATGAATGTGCCGTACGAGGCGATCGGCAAAGGCTTCGTGCAGCAGTATTACGCGATGTTCGACGATCCGGCGCAGAGGCCGAACCTCATAAACATGTACAAC GCGGAGACATCCTTCATGACGTTCGAGGGCTTACAAATACAGGGCGCTATCAAAATCATGGAAAAATTAACC aGCCTatcttttcaaaaaataaatcggATAATAACAGCAATTGATTCACAACCTATGTTTGATGGTGGAGTTCTTATTAATGTATTAGGAAGGTTGCAG GCAGACGAGGATCCACCACACGCCTTCTCGCAATGTTTTGTGCTAAAACCATTGGGTAATTCATACTACTGTCAACATGATATCTTTCGCCTTAGCATTCACGATAGTGCATAA
- the Hps4 gene encoding uncharacterized protein Hps4 isoform X2, with amino-acid sequence MMIVFVYDTAKCCKEEDDPAEAVMYFHPAWVSLTQRLALAGQLMGVHHFLTTSFSAPHSITLQGGKFVLKKFGQYILAVGTDRNIHDWTLERRADTLESLLKFFHCDLVQILESLNNDRNRFTEKLYQMFETYLPILQHSANLFSNIPVIKLPKSASSIFLEGMQVLQHCQEINGILGGALFYNNKIVSTQLGADLTKQIVITDPYRIKAPAERIPTEFHLPIGVQLLQVYIERKQFTKLMQDANNERYYNSCLDTMTKKILQRKTVSKTGVKESSITSGMKRDTSKIFTVPEEGELDSMNYSLASQYISSVPLAINHESPIRRKQEIKSERLKNNVIVNPLTPSVCATPLKDVDRVLHENVMLICSSESGGENEENKSSSKSNDDDIPDVVKEALRCKRLNKLKNATSKKKFIKKKDPDRKSISLPNLTLSIKSRLNGIQMVRQLELDKILCKLNEASPDDHDSNSPQRKLISNSLRRSRTIVDPCYPVFRYDGLPVSQSLYEQYVASHCEELRNNDDHKHRDNDNLQSKNLPGDLTNVKLPTNISLNSISKDTREECTKSGYDKNKQETYKRSMSLPLKPLNIVADASNSDDRRKSTSECGGGGNSFEFPQRRKLDGLQLTPLMSKLSLLADERTSGFCSRETTPSDFRDLSGFSGSATITATTTNQLIRQKLESVEKETSDGEDELDEDWVNKDEPATCLVKTELFLCGYQNMVLVLLMESGTANNPDLIHTLWHTCVSTLGKLESRLQQCLEPLPSTENKELYSILNIDPQWDTVQRSGLWGVTELDIVSCLHDRFTQVSSLTDIIVRTEDTVVYGNQCGGVEVFYQQAVAPSPFAALPTPADLMGIVALKAKRRLERDHGIVLL; translated from the exons ATGATGATAGTATTTGTTTATGACACTGCAAAGTGTTGTAAGGAAGAGGACGACCCTGCCGAAGCAGTTATGTATTTTCATCCGGCCTGGGTATCTCTTACACAGAGATTGGCTTTGGCGGGACAATTGATGGGAGTGCATCACTTTCTGACAACATCGTTTTCAGCACCACACTCTATCACATTGCAAGGTGGAAAATTTGTGTTAAAGAAGTTTGGACAATATATATTG GCAGTGGGAACTGATAGGAATATACATGATTGGACTCTTGAGAGACGTGCTGACACTCTGGAATCtttgttgaaattttttcATTGTGATCTCGTTCAAATATTGGAATCCCTTAACAATGATCGTAATAGATTCACTGAAAAATTGTATCAGATGTTTGAGACCTACTTGCCAATTCTTCAACATAGTgccaatttattttccaatattCCTGTTATTAAGCTTCCAAAG aGTGCCAGCAGCATATTTTTGGAAGGAATGCAAGTGTTACAACATTGTCAAGAGATCAATGGTATTTTGGGCGGAGCGTTGTTTTACAATAACAA GATAGTCTCAACACAGTTGGGAGCAGATCTAACAAAACAAATCGTTATAACTGATCCTTATAGGATAAAG gCTCCTGCGGAAAGAATACCCACAGAATTTCACTTGCCAATCGGTGTTCAATTGCTACAAGTGTATATAGAACGGAAGCAATTTACAAAACTGATGCAAGATGCAAATAATGAACGGTATTATAATTCATGTCTAGATACCATGACCAAGAAAATATTACAGAGAAAG ACTGTATCTAAGACGGGCGTCAAAGAATCATCTATCACGTCTGGTATGAAACGGGATACATCAAAGATTTTTACAGTTCCGGAAGAAGGCGAACTAGATTCTATGAATTACTCACTGGCTTCACAATATATATCGTCTGTACCGCTCGCGATCAACCACGAGTCACCAATTAGACGTAAACAGGAAATTAAATCAGAACGTCTTAAGAATAATGTTATTGTTAATCCGCTCACACCTAGTGTTTGTGCAACACCACTGAAAGACGTGGATCGAGTACTACATGAGAACGTCATGCTCATCTGCTCGTCCGAAAGCGGTGGTGAAaacgaggaaaataaaagctcgtcAAAGAGTAACGACGACGACATTCCTGACGTCGTCAAAGAGGCACTTag aTGCAAGCGTCTGAACAAACTGAAGAATGCTAcctcgaaaaagaaatttataaagaaaaaagatccTGACAGAAAGAGCATAAGCTTACCAAACTTGACATTATCCATTAAGTCGCGTTTGAACGGTATTCAAATGGTTCGTCAACTGGAGCTAGACAAAAT actatgcaaattaaatgaaGCCTCGCCAGACGATCATGATTCGAATTCACCTCAAAGGAAACTCATCAGTAATAGTTTACGGCGTTCGCGGACTATCGTTGATCCCTGTTACCCTGTCTTCCGATACGATGGTTTACCAGTTTCACAATCATTGTACGAACAGTACGTCGCTTCGCATTGTGAAGAGCTACGTAACAACGATGATCACAAGCATCGTGATAATGATAATTTGCAATCAAAAAATTTACCAGGCGACCTGACAAATGTGAAATTACCAACAAACATCAGTTTGAATTCGATTTCAAAGGATACTCGAGaag AATGCACCAAGTCTGgatacgataaaaataagcAAGAGACATATAAGAGATCGATGAGTTTGCCATTAAAGCCACTTAACATCGTTGCTGATGCATCTAACAGCGATGATCGGCGGAAATCGACGTCGGAATGTGGTGGTGGTGGAAACTCGTTTGAGTTTCCGCAGAGACGGAAATTAGATGGATTACAATTAACGCCGCTAATGTCAAAGCTGAGTTTATTAGCTGACGAGCGAACCAGTGGCTTTTGTAGCCGCGAAACCACGCCAAGCGATTTCCGCGATCTGTCTGGATTTTCCGGTAGCGCAACAATCACCGCGACAACGACGAATCAACTAATTAGACAAAAATTGGAATCTGTCGAAAAGGAGACGAGCGATGGGGAGGACGAGTTAGACGAAGATTGGGTCAACAAAGATGAGCCAGCTACCTGTCTTGTGAAAACTGAGCTTTTTTTATGCGGCTACCAGAATATGGTATTAGTATTACTGATGGAAAGCGGCACCGCAAACAATCCAGATTTGATACATACTTTA tggCATACTTGTGTGAGTACGTTGGGTAAACTCGAATCACGATTGCAGCAATGTTTGGAACCATTGCCATCCACAGAGAATAAAGAGTTGTACAGTATTCTGAACATAGATCCACAGTGGGATACGGTGCAACGTTCCGGACTTTGGGGCGTTACCGAGTTGGATATTGTATCTTGCCTTCACGATAGATTTACGCAAGTTAGCAGTTTGACAGACATCATCGTTAG aacgGAAGACACGGTAGTTTATGGTAACCAATGCGGCGGAGTAGAAGTTTTCTACCAGCAAGCAGTGGCACCGAGTCCTTTTGCAGCGCTTCCTACGCCAGCGGATCTGATGGGGATTGTGGCACTTAAGGCAAAGCGTAGATTAGAAAGAGATCACGGGATCGTGTTACTATAA
- the Ntf-2 gene encoding probable nuclear transport factor 2 isoform X2, giving the protein MAMNVPYEAIGKGFVQQYYAMFDDPAQRPNLINMYNAETSFMTFEGLQIQGAIKIMEKLTSLSFQKINRIITAIDSQPMFDGGVLINVLGRLQTDEDQPHAYIQTFILKPVGTSFYVQHDIFRLALHDSV; this is encoded by the exons ATGGCGATGAATGTGCCGTACGAGGCGATCGGCAAAGGCTTCGTGCAGCAGTATTACGCGATGTTCGACGATCCGGCGCAGAGGCCGAACCTCATAAACATGTACAAC GCGGAGACATCCTTCATGACGTTCGAGGGCTTACAAATACAGGGCGCTATCAAAATCATGGAAAAATTAACC aGCCTatcttttcaaaaaataaatcggATAATAACAGCAATTGATTCACAACCTATGTTTGATGGTGGAGTTCTTATTAATGTATTAGGAAGGTTGCAG ACTGATGAAGATCAACCCCACGCGTACATCCAGACATTTATCCTGAAGCCGGTCGGTACCAGTTTTTATGTGCAGCACGACATCTTTAGACTTGCATTGCACGACTCGGTTTAG
- the Ntf-2 gene encoding probable nuclear transport factor 2 isoform X3: MAMNVPYEAIGKGFVQQYYAMFDDPAQRPNLINMYNAETSFMTFEGLQIQGAIKIMEKLTSLSFQKINRIITAIDSQPMFDGGVLINVLGRLQKDSTIINDRTD; the protein is encoded by the exons ATGGCGATGAATGTGCCGTACGAGGCGATCGGCAAAGGCTTCGTGCAGCAGTATTACGCGATGTTCGACGATCCGGCGCAGAGGCCGAACCTCATAAACATGTACAAC GCGGAGACATCCTTCATGACGTTCGAGGGCTTACAAATACAGGGCGCTATCAAAATCATGGAAAAATTAACC aGCCTatcttttcaaaaaataaatcggATAATAACAGCAATTGATTCACAACCTATGTTTGATGGTGGAGTTCTTATTAATGTATTAGGAAGGTTGCAG AAAGATTCAACGATTATTAATGATCGTACAGACTGA
- the Hpd gene encoding 4-hydroxyphenylpyruvate dioxygenase: MTSYTDKGPQPVGGKFLSFDHIKFWVGNAHQAASFYRCRMGFQPLGYRGLETGYRKTAAHIVKQNKIVFVFESPYEPDNEEMSKHLSRHGDGVRDIAFNVEDIDTIVKIAKKKGAVVVRDIWEESDEYGIVRMATLKTYGDTLHTLIDRTKYKGFFLPGFVQASDDVLLKQLPEINLNFVDHVVGNQPDKQMEPVAKWYEECLQFHRFWSVDDTQLHTEYSALRSIVMTNWEETVKMPINEPAPGKKLSQIQEYVEYYGGAGVQHIALNTSDIITAIRNLRARGMEFLEVPDSYYDMLKNRLKASGTKIVEDLDTLQKLKILVDYDENGYLLQIFTKNMQDRPTLFIEVIQRHNHNGFGAGNFQALFEAIEMEQAKRGNL; this comes from the exons ATG ACGAGCTACACCGATAAAGGACCCCAG CCCGTTGGAGGAAAGTTTCTCAGTTTCgatcatataaaattttgggTCGGAAACGCACATCAG gCCGCCAGTTTCTATCGATGCAGGATGGGATTCCAGCCACTTGGATATCGTGGTTTAGAAACTGGTTACAGAAAAACGGCTGCACATATCGTCAAGCAAAATAAA ATAGTGTTTGTGTTTGAATCTCCGTATGAGCCTGATAATGAAGAAATGTCGAAACATCTTTCCCGACATGGAGACGGCGTTCGAGATATTGCGTTTAATGTTGAAGATATCGACACCATTGTGAAG ATTGCCAAGAAAAAGGGCGCCGTAGTAGTGCGCGACATATGGGAGGAAAGTGATGAGTATGGTATTGTGAGGATGGCCACTCTGAAAacc TATGGTGATACGCTCCATACGCTTATCGATAGAACAAAGTACAAAGGATTTTTTCTGCCAGGTTTCGTGCAGGCATCAGACGACGTTCTTCTTAAACAATT GCCAGAAATCAATTTGAATTTCGTAGACCATGTGGTAGGCAATCAACCCGACAAGCAGATGGAACCTGTTGCGAAAtg gtacGAGGAGTGTTTACAATTTCATAGATTTTGGTCTGTGGACGACACGCAGCTGCATACAGAATATTCCGCGTTACGGTCCATTGTGATGACAAATTGGGAAGAGACCGTGAAGATGCCGATCAACGAACCCGCTCCAGGAAAAAAACTCTCTCAAATCCAAGAGTATGTCGAATATTACGGTGGTGCCGGTGTGCAGCATATTGCCCTTAATACCAGTGACATTATTACAGCA ATAAGGAATCTGCGTGCTAGAGGGATGGAATTTCTGGAAGTGCCCGATAGTTATTATGATATGCTCAAAAACCGCCTGAAAGCCAGTGGCACGAAAATTGTGGAGGACTTGGATACACTACAG AAGTTAAAGATACTTGTAGACTACGACGAGAACGGATAccttttacaaatatttacgaaaaatatGCAAGACCGGCCGACGCTATTTATAGAAGTTATACAAAGGCACAATCATAAT GGTTTCGGCGCCGGCAATTTTCAAGCATTGTTCGAAGCGATCGAAATGGAGCAAGCAAAACGTGGAAATTTATAG
- the Hps4 gene encoding uncharacterized protein Hps4 isoform X1, which translates to MAKEMMIVFVYDTAKCCKEEDDPAEAVMYFHPAWVSLTQRLALAGQLMGVHHFLTTSFSAPHSITLQGGKFVLKKFGQYILAVGTDRNIHDWTLERRADTLESLLKFFHCDLVQILESLNNDRNRFTEKLYQMFETYLPILQHSANLFSNIPVIKLPKSASSIFLEGMQVLQHCQEINGILGGALFYNNKIVSTQLGADLTKQIVITDPYRIKAPAERIPTEFHLPIGVQLLQVYIERKQFTKLMQDANNERYYNSCLDTMTKKILQRKTVSKTGVKESSITSGMKRDTSKIFTVPEEGELDSMNYSLASQYISSVPLAINHESPIRRKQEIKSERLKNNVIVNPLTPSVCATPLKDVDRVLHENVMLICSSESGGENEENKSSSKSNDDDIPDVVKEALRCKRLNKLKNATSKKKFIKKKDPDRKSISLPNLTLSIKSRLNGIQMVRQLELDKILCKLNEASPDDHDSNSPQRKLISNSLRRSRTIVDPCYPVFRYDGLPVSQSLYEQYVASHCEELRNNDDHKHRDNDNLQSKNLPGDLTNVKLPTNISLNSISKDTREECTKSGYDKNKQETYKRSMSLPLKPLNIVADASNSDDRRKSTSECGGGGNSFEFPQRRKLDGLQLTPLMSKLSLLADERTSGFCSRETTPSDFRDLSGFSGSATITATTTNQLIRQKLESVEKETSDGEDELDEDWVNKDEPATCLVKTELFLCGYQNMVLVLLMESGTANNPDLIHTLWHTCVSTLGKLESRLQQCLEPLPSTENKELYSILNIDPQWDTVQRSGLWGVTELDIVSCLHDRFTQVSSLTDIIVRTEDTVVYGNQCGGVEVFYQQAVAPSPFAALPTPADLMGIVALKAKRRLERDHGIVLL; encoded by the exons ATGGCGAA agaGATGATGATAGTATTTGTTTATGACACTGCAAAGTGTTGTAAGGAAGAGGACGACCCTGCCGAAGCAGTTATGTATTTTCATCCGGCCTGGGTATCTCTTACACAGAGATTGGCTTTGGCGGGACAATTGATGGGAGTGCATCACTTTCTGACAACATCGTTTTCAGCACCACACTCTATCACATTGCAAGGTGGAAAATTTGTGTTAAAGAAGTTTGGACAATATATATTG GCAGTGGGAACTGATAGGAATATACATGATTGGACTCTTGAGAGACGTGCTGACACTCTGGAATCtttgttgaaattttttcATTGTGATCTCGTTCAAATATTGGAATCCCTTAACAATGATCGTAATAGATTCACTGAAAAATTGTATCAGATGTTTGAGACCTACTTGCCAATTCTTCAACATAGTgccaatttattttccaatattCCTGTTATTAAGCTTCCAAAG aGTGCCAGCAGCATATTTTTGGAAGGAATGCAAGTGTTACAACATTGTCAAGAGATCAATGGTATTTTGGGCGGAGCGTTGTTTTACAATAACAA GATAGTCTCAACACAGTTGGGAGCAGATCTAACAAAACAAATCGTTATAACTGATCCTTATAGGATAAAG gCTCCTGCGGAAAGAATACCCACAGAATTTCACTTGCCAATCGGTGTTCAATTGCTACAAGTGTATATAGAACGGAAGCAATTTACAAAACTGATGCAAGATGCAAATAATGAACGGTATTATAATTCATGTCTAGATACCATGACCAAGAAAATATTACAGAGAAAG ACTGTATCTAAGACGGGCGTCAAAGAATCATCTATCACGTCTGGTATGAAACGGGATACATCAAAGATTTTTACAGTTCCGGAAGAAGGCGAACTAGATTCTATGAATTACTCACTGGCTTCACAATATATATCGTCTGTACCGCTCGCGATCAACCACGAGTCACCAATTAGACGTAAACAGGAAATTAAATCAGAACGTCTTAAGAATAATGTTATTGTTAATCCGCTCACACCTAGTGTTTGTGCAACACCACTGAAAGACGTGGATCGAGTACTACATGAGAACGTCATGCTCATCTGCTCGTCCGAAAGCGGTGGTGAAaacgaggaaaataaaagctcgtcAAAGAGTAACGACGACGACATTCCTGACGTCGTCAAAGAGGCACTTag aTGCAAGCGTCTGAACAAACTGAAGAATGCTAcctcgaaaaagaaatttataaagaaaaaagatccTGACAGAAAGAGCATAAGCTTACCAAACTTGACATTATCCATTAAGTCGCGTTTGAACGGTATTCAAATGGTTCGTCAACTGGAGCTAGACAAAAT actatgcaaattaaatgaaGCCTCGCCAGACGATCATGATTCGAATTCACCTCAAAGGAAACTCATCAGTAATAGTTTACGGCGTTCGCGGACTATCGTTGATCCCTGTTACCCTGTCTTCCGATACGATGGTTTACCAGTTTCACAATCATTGTACGAACAGTACGTCGCTTCGCATTGTGAAGAGCTACGTAACAACGATGATCACAAGCATCGTGATAATGATAATTTGCAATCAAAAAATTTACCAGGCGACCTGACAAATGTGAAATTACCAACAAACATCAGTTTGAATTCGATTTCAAAGGATACTCGAGaag AATGCACCAAGTCTGgatacgataaaaataagcAAGAGACATATAAGAGATCGATGAGTTTGCCATTAAAGCCACTTAACATCGTTGCTGATGCATCTAACAGCGATGATCGGCGGAAATCGACGTCGGAATGTGGTGGTGGTGGAAACTCGTTTGAGTTTCCGCAGAGACGGAAATTAGATGGATTACAATTAACGCCGCTAATGTCAAAGCTGAGTTTATTAGCTGACGAGCGAACCAGTGGCTTTTGTAGCCGCGAAACCACGCCAAGCGATTTCCGCGATCTGTCTGGATTTTCCGGTAGCGCAACAATCACCGCGACAACGACGAATCAACTAATTAGACAAAAATTGGAATCTGTCGAAAAGGAGACGAGCGATGGGGAGGACGAGTTAGACGAAGATTGGGTCAACAAAGATGAGCCAGCTACCTGTCTTGTGAAAACTGAGCTTTTTTTATGCGGCTACCAGAATATGGTATTAGTATTACTGATGGAAAGCGGCACCGCAAACAATCCAGATTTGATACATACTTTA tggCATACTTGTGTGAGTACGTTGGGTAAACTCGAATCACGATTGCAGCAATGTTTGGAACCATTGCCATCCACAGAGAATAAAGAGTTGTACAGTATTCTGAACATAGATCCACAGTGGGATACGGTGCAACGTTCCGGACTTTGGGGCGTTACCGAGTTGGATATTGTATCTTGCCTTCACGATAGATTTACGCAAGTTAGCAGTTTGACAGACATCATCGTTAG aacgGAAGACACGGTAGTTTATGGTAACCAATGCGGCGGAGTAGAAGTTTTCTACCAGCAAGCAGTGGCACCGAGTCCTTTTGCAGCGCTTCCTACGCCAGCGGATCTGATGGGGATTGTGGCACTTAAGGCAAAGCGTAGATTAGAAAGAGATCACGGGATCGTGTTACTATAA